One window of the Streptosporangiales bacterium genome contains the following:
- a CDS encoding IS982 family transposase translates to GVFTRVAQRLLAMAAGIWHNWTTGVTSKRSLTAYDH, encoded by the coding sequence GGGGTATTCACCCGAGTCGCCCAACGCCTGCTGGCCATGGCCGCCGGGATCTGGCACAACTGGACCACCGGCGTCACCAGCAAACGATCACTCACCGCCTACGACCACTGA